In Pseudoalteromonas tetraodonis, the genomic window GTAAAAAGTTATGTTTTGAATATGCGCGAACCCAGTCACGGATTGTAGAAATGCAAAATTGGTAAGTACAACATTAAAACACCGTATTTAATTTAAATGCGGTGTTTTAATTTTAAGCTGATAACTTAAAGAAGCCTTTATGACTTATATCCATTTGGATTATTTGATTGCCAGCGCCAAGTATCTTGCATCATGACATCAATACCACGCTCTGCTTGCCAACCTAGTTCACTAAGGGCTTTTTCTGGCGCAGCATAACAGGCTGCAATATCACCTGGGCGACGAGGTGACACCGCATAAGGGATTGCTTGGTCGCTAGCCTTAATAAACGCATTGACCATTTGTAATACTGAATAGCCGTTACCTGTACCAAGGTTATAAACAAGCGCACCGGTTTCTGCGGCTATTTTATCAAGTGCTTTTAAATGCCCTAGGGCTAAATCTACAACGTGAATGTAATCACGAACGCCAGTACCATCAACCGTATCATAATCGTCGCCAAATACAGCAAGTTGTTTTAATTTGCCAACCGCAACTTGTGAAATGAAAGGCAATAAATTATTAGGAATACCATTAGGGTCTTCACCAATCAAACCTGACTCATGTGCACCAACAGGATTAAAGTAGCGCAAAATAGCAAACGCGAAGCGCTCATCTGATTTAGCGATATCTTGCAACATCATTTCAACCATTAGTTTAGACGTACCATATGGATTGGTTGTACCGCCAACGGGGAAGTCTTCGCGTATTGGTAAGCTTGCTGGGTCGCCGTATACAGTGGCGGATGAGCTAAATACCAGTTTGAATACACCTGCATCACGCATAGCATCAACCAGTGTTAGTGTACCTTGTACATTATTTTGATAATACTCAATGGGTTTTACGACCGATTCTCCCACGGCTTTTAGGCCAGCAAAATGAATAACACTTTCAATGGTATGCTTGGCAAATACCGAGTCTAAAAAGGGTTTATCTAAAATATCACCTTGATAAAAAGTAATTGCTTTGTCAGTTATTTTTTTCACTCTTTCAAGTGACTCTTCAGAGGAGTTACTTAAGTTATCAATCACGATAACGTCGCTGCCTTGCTGTAAAAGTTCTAAAACGGTGTGTGAGCCAATATAGCCTGCGCCACCGGTTACTAAAATTGCCATGAATGCTCCTTGGAAACCTCTGTTCAATTAAGTTAATTTCACCATAAATACTGAGCTTTTACATGTATTATTTTGTTTGTTTTGCAATCGTAACATCGCAAGCTGTACTTTTGATTACATTTTGTGCAATTTTAATAACACCGCAGTAGAAAGATTAAGTTATAGTTCATATGTAATTGCTAAAGTAAGGTATAGCAATTTGTAAAATATTTAGTTGATTATAATGATCAGCATACTCGTTGGAGAAACGTATGAACTCAGTTAAAAAAATAGCAATGTTGATATTTATTGCACTACCGAGTGTTGTTTGCGCGGGTGAGGCACAAGTGAAATGGCATGACTTTAATGATTATCGCGATGTACGCCCATCAAACCAAACTAAAGGCTCATACCACAAGCAAATTGCCAAAAATATTGATGAGCACTTTGCAAAGCTCAGTGAGCAGCTTCCTAAAAATTATAGTTTAAAAATTGAAGTAACCGATTTAGATTTAGCTGGTGACGTGCGCTATGGCGGTGTTAACGAAATTCGGGTGGTTAAACCCATTCACTTTCCACGGATTGAATTTAACTATGTGCTTAGTAATGAAAGTGGTGTTGTTGCACAAGAAGACAACGTGAGCTTAAAAGATATGGGCTTTATGGATAAAATTAAAATAGGTCGAGACGAAGCATTTTACTATGAAAAACGCTTATTAACAGAGTGGTTTGGTGAGCAAATTTTACCGCGTATCTAGCTAATAATGCAAAGCATCTACTTTGGTAGATGCTTTGCAAAGAAGTCGCTCATTTTTATTTAAAGGTCGCTAACAGCGTTAGTAAATTTTGTAGTTTAATAACCGCTTTTTTTAGTTTTTCTTCATCCAAACCGTCGCTCGATAAGCTTTCTACATCAGCGGCAACGTCTAACACGTAAGGCTTAAAACGTTTAGCTTCGAAACTAAATCCAGCGTCCTCGGCAAATAAGGCTTTAAATTTTCCGTGACCTTGCTGTTGTAACTCATCGAGTTTTTTGTCAGCGTCAAGTGCCTGACGGTAAACAATTTTTAAGTTGGCGTTGAGTTGTTCAATTATAGAATCCATGGTTTTCCTAAAGCTTAGTGCAATGTTGCCGATAAATACTTAAGTGGGTTGGTAAAGTAATTTACCAATTCAGCGACTATAATACGTGTATTACATTTAAATGTCAGGTGTGAGTTATGAATATATCAGGTGGAAATCTACCTACAATCCCTGGTGCAGGCCAAGGCGCAGAGGTTTTAACTGCTGCTTTATCTAAAAAGCAACAGCAAGCTGATGGCGCCGCTGCACTTGCGCTTATTGAAGGTGCTACACAAACCTCAAGTGCACAAACACCGGCTAAGTCGGTTACTGCAACACTTGGGAATAATGTAAACGTTTATGTTTAAACCAATTTGAGGTCAATAGGGGTTTTACTTTTTTGGCCCCCTATTTCTCTTACTAGTTTAGGCACTAAAAATCCTGGCAGGGCTTCTAAAAGCTCTGCCATTATTTTTATGGCTTGTGCCTCATCTATATCAAAATGACTTGCGCCTTCTACCTTATCCAGTAAGTGTAAGTAATAAGGCATTACGTCTGTATCAAACAAGGCTTCACTTAAGTTTATTTGCGCATCAACTGTATCGTTAACATCTTTTAAAATAACCGCCTGATTTAATAACAGTACATTGGCTTGTTTTAGCATGTTCATGGCGTTTTTAAAGTCACTATCTATTTCGTTAGCATGGTTAATATGATTCACGAATATAACTTTTAGTGGTGACTTTGCTAATCTTTCACATAATTGTTCAGTAATGCGTGCAGGGATCACAACGGGTAAGCGGCTGTGTATGCGCATCCGTTTTATTTGTGGTATTTGCTCAAGCTCATCTAAAAACCAACTAATAGCATCGTCTTTGGCCATTAGTGGATCGCCACCACTTAAAATCACTTCGTTAATATTTTTATCAGCTTGTATATAGCTCAATGCATCAATAAGGCTGCGTTTATTTAACTGGTTTTCTTGATAAGGAAAATGGCGTCTAAAGCAGTAGCGGCAATTTACCGCACAACCAGTTTTAAACATGACTAAAACACGTGATTTATATTTATGTAACAGACCTGGTTGATTGTTATCTTGCTCAAGTAGCGGATCTTTATTAAACCCCGACTTAGTTAAAAATTCTTGATGGCGAGGCATAACTTGCAGCAATAAAGGATCATTTGCATCGCCATGACGAATTTTTTTTATAAAAGGCAATGGCACACGAACAGGAAACAAGCTACGAGCTTTTATGTCGTTTTCATGGACTTGGCTCGATAAACCAACCATTTCTAACAACACTTTTGGGCAGGTAACTACATTTGCTAATTCTTTTTGCCAGTTTTTATGCAAATTTGCTTCATTTCTTTGTATCATTGGCACGTAGATTACTCGAAAAATATAAATAGAGGAAACGATGGCGAATTATAGCACCAACGAGTTCAAGGGCGGCCTAAAAATTATGATGGACGGCGAACCTTGCAGTATCTTAGAAAATGAAATGGTAAAACCGGGTAAAGGCCAAGCGTTTAACCGTGTTCGTATCCGTAAGCTTATCTCTGGCAAGGTACTTGAAAAAACCTTTAAATCGGGTGAATCGGTTGAAGGTGCTGATGTAATGGATACCGATTTAGCGTACCTATATACAGACGGTGAATTTTGGCATTTCATGAACAATGAAACATTTGAACAAATCGCTGCTGACGAAAAAGCACTGGGCGATGCTGGAAAATGGTTAGTTGAAAACGATGTATGTACTATTACATTATGGAACGGCAGCCCAATTGCTGTAACTCCACCAAACTTTGTTGAGCTTGAGATTACTGAAACTGATCCGGGCCTTAAAGGTGATACAGCGGGCACAGGTGGTAAACCAGCAACGCTTAGCACAGGTGCTGTAGTACGTGTTCCATTATTCGTACAAATTGGCGAAGTAATTAAAGTAGACACTCGTAATGGTGAATACGTGAGCCGTGTTAAGTAAGCAGCAACGCGTCTTATTAATTAAATCCCGGCTTAAGCTGGGATTTTTTTTGGAGAAAATATGTCAGCAGATCTTTGGAAGCCGAGTGCCAGCATAGAAATACTTAAGCAACGCGCAGCAATTATGCGCAGCATTCGGGAATTCTTTTATGAGCGTAATGTAATGGAAGTCGAAACACCGAGTTTAAGTGCTGCCAGTGTAACCGATGTGCATTTAGCCAGCTTTAATACTACATTTGTGGGCCCAGGCCATGCTGGTGGGCTACCCCTGTTTTTGCAAACATCTCCAGAGTTTGCGATGAAACGCTTGTTAGCGGCCGGCTCAGGCGCTATTTTTCAGCTTTGTAAGGCATTTCGAAATGAAGAAGCGGGCAGTCATCATAATCCTGAATTTACTATGCTTGAATGGTATCGGCCTGGGTTTGACGAATTTGCTTTAATGGACGAAATAGATGAGCTAATGCAGCTCATTCTTGAGGTTGCGCCTGCAGAGCGCGTTACCTACCAACAGGCATTTGAACGCGCGTTAGGGGTCGATCCATTAACTGTATCTATCACGCAGTTACAACAACTCGCATGCGAACATGGCTTTGCTGATATTGCTAAAAACGAGACTCATAAAGATACCTTGCTGCAATTATTATTTTGTATGAAAGTAGAGCCAACAATAGGACAAGATAAGCCATGTTTTGTGTATCACTTTCCGGCATCACAAGCGGCACTGGCACAAATTTGTGAGCACGATGAGCGAGTAGCAGGGCGCTTTGAGTTGTATTATAAAAATATGGAACTGGCTAACGGCTTTAATGAGCTCACTAATGCTAAAGAACAAGCAAAAAGGTTTAACGAAGACAACACCTATCGTGCTGCTAACGGCTTAAAGCAAGTTCCTATGGATACGCGTTTAATTGCGGCATTGGAACATGGTTTAGAGCAATGTGCGGGGGTTGCATTAGGGATTGATAGACTCGTGATGCTAGCAACCAATAAACAAAAAATAAAAGAAGTGATTGCGTTTGATGTGACCAGAGCTTAAAGCAGCTAATTGCTTTTAGCGGTCAGCTATCAGATAAAAAACACCGCGTTTGCATTAAACGCGGTGTTTTCTATTCTCGAACTGACAACTGGTTCGCTGTATTACAGATTAAGCGTAAACGTAACGCCGGCCACACGTGGCTCACCTAGTTGAATGTAAGTTTGACTTGTATAACCATCTAACGGGTTGTTACCAAATTCAAAACCGCGAGTTGGAACGGTTTCATCAAACACATTACGTGCCCATGCACGAACAGCCCAGTTTTCTGCTTCGTAACCAAGGCTCGCATTTACTAAGTTTGTATTTGGAGCTTGTGCATTATGGCTGTCTGAGAAGTAATAATCGTCTTTTCCTTCAACGCCTAACATTGCATATAGCTCATCAGTAACATTGTAGCGTGCACTAAATGCGTATTGGTATTTAGGCGCTTGTGCTTGCTCGCGGCCATCTTGGTTTAAGCCCGACTTAGTGACAAAGTCGTTTATTTTCGTATCTAAATAGCCAGCGCTACCGCTAATGAGTAAATTATCAGTAAGTAAGTAGCTGCCTTCAATTTCAAGACCGTAGTTGCTGCCAGAGCTGGCATTGGCGACATAACCGGTAAATTGTTGATCTGATACTTGCCACGACTTTAATTGAATATTATCGCGGTGCATATAAAATGCCGCTAAGCGCAGGGTAAACTTGTCATCTAGCGATGAACCTTTAACGCCAAACTCACCACTCCACAAGTATTCTGGATCAAAGCTGGTATGCTGTTTGAAAAAATCAGCATCTAAGCTTAAACCTTCATCTTTTGCTTTTGCTAGCGCTTCTGAATTAATACCACCAGCTTTGTAACCGCGGGTGATACTGGTGTAAATCATGGTACGGTCAATAACTTGGTATTCAAGTGCAATTTTACCACCGAGCATAATATCGTCAGTTTCTTCAATAAAACCGTTACTATCGGTGTAATCTCCTTGATATTGCTCAACTCGTAAACCAGTAATAAGCGTAGTTTTTGGGCCAATTGCTGTGGCTAATTGGCCATAAGCTGCAATGTTATTAGTTTCATAGGTTGAAGCAAACGGGTTGGCTAACCACGTATATTGACGCTCTAAATCCACATCACGGTTTTGATAATAAATACCCGCAACCCAGTTACCTGCTTTACCAGTAAATTGCAGATCGAGCGCTTGATCATCACGATCGCGGCTATAAATATCTGTTGAACTATAACCATCAGGATGCAAACCGGCGGCACATAATTGCGGCTTATTAGTATCGTTACACACCCAGTCTTCATCAAAGCTATAAAAAAGTTCTGTATCAATGGCTGAAAGGTTTAAGTTGACATCAAAGGCATCAAAACCAGTGTAAGTATTATTCAGGCCAATAGCATAACTTTGTTGATTATCTTCGCCTGGTTGATCAGCAAGGCTGTTGCGAGAATTATCAAGAGTAAATGCATCGTAGCCGTTATTAATATCAATATAATGCAGGTTAAGTTCTGAATTTAAATGAGCTGTGAGTTGGCTGTTTAATTTAAAGCGTGCAACTTGCTCATCTTGATCTTGAGTGGGTTTATCTAAATAAAGGTTGTCTACGTAGCCGTCAGACTTTCTGCGAAAGTAGCTAACGCGGGCACTGGTGTCATCTGTTAAGCCTGTACTAGCGGCAAGGCCTGCTTCGTGGCTGTTATAAGTGCCAGCACCTAAATGTAATTTTAAGCTAGGATCGCTGGTTGCATTAGCTGATTGCATTTGGATCATGCCCGCCATGCCATCTGCACCAAAACGCGTACCTTGTGGACCACGGTAAATTTCTACTTGGTCAATATCAAACAATAATGAACTACCACCTAAGCCTGAATAATTAATACCGTCAATTACTAAGCCCACAGATGGGTTTATCGGGTCAACAAACTGCGAGCGTAAACCGACACCGCGAATTTGAATATAACGACCGCGAGACGCACCAGCAGCAAAGTTTACATTGGCTGCACTGGCTAACATTTCGTCTAAATACGTTGCACCACGTTGATTCATTTCATTTTCAGAAAATAAGCTGGCACTGGCGCTTAATGTTTGAATGCTTTCTTGCTGAAAGTCACCGGTAACAATGATTTTCTCTAGTTCGGTGTCATCTGCGTTAGCATATATAGGTGCTGCGAGCAGGGGTAATAACGTGGCTGTAATTAAAGACAAACGTAAGTTCATTAGGTTACTTAACTCCATTTTAGGGACTTGTATGGTAGCAATTATTTCAACACTTGTGCTATAAACGCGGCAATTATACGTTAAATAATTTGGATTACTAATATGACCTTTAAAGTAGACTTTAAGGTACGCGACTACGAATGTGACCTACAAGGTATTGTGAATAACAGTGTTTATTTTAATTATCTTGAGCACGCTCGCCACGAGTTTTTATACGCACACGGCGTTGATTTTGCACAACTTGCGAAAGATAAAATTAACTTAGTGGTGATACGCAGTGAAATGGATTACAAACATTCCCTATTGCCTGGAGATGAGTTTTATGTGGCGGTAGAGCCTGTGCGTATTAGTCGTCTTAAGTTTGCATTTAAACAAACGGTAGTGCGCAAAGAAGATGAAAAAATGATGCTCAATGCCTTAGTTATTGGTACATCGGTTAATGAGAAAGGTCGGCCATTTTTACCACCACAGATAGATAACTTATTCCAAGCCGTTGCATAGTTTTAAATAGCATGAATTTTAAACAAAAATTTACATTTAAAATATGCATTTTTAACGGATAAACCTGACAAATATTGATACTATTACATTAATTAGACAATAAGTTAGTAGTAACATGAAATTAGCAGCAATACCGATGCTCGTAATCGGTTTATGTGTTGGTTGCGCATCAACAGGGACAGTTACCACTGAGCAGCTAAAATATACACAATGGCAATTATCAAAGGTTGATGGTTTGGCTATTCCCGCATCTTTTAAAGCATCAATGAGCTTTATAGAAGCGCTACAAATAAATGGCTTTGCCGGATGCAATAAGTTTTTTGGTGAAGGTTCGCTTGAAGATAGCAGCTTGAGCGTAAGTAAATTAGGTATGACACGCAAATCATGCGGCCCTGAACTGGATGAGTTTGAAC contains:
- the epmB gene encoding EF-P beta-lysylation protein EpmB, with protein sequence MIQRNEANLHKNWQKELANVVTCPKVLLEMVGLSSQVHENDIKARSLFPVRVPLPFIKKIRHGDANDPLLLQVMPRHQEFLTKSGFNKDPLLEQDNNQPGLLHKYKSRVLVMFKTGCAVNCRYCFRRHFPYQENQLNKRSLIDALSYIQADKNINEVILSGGDPLMAKDDAISWFLDELEQIPQIKRMRIHSRLPVVIPARITEQLCERLAKSPLKVIFVNHINHANEIDSDFKNAMNMLKQANVLLLNQAVILKDVNDTVDAQINLSEALFDTDVMPYYLHLLDKVEGASHFDIDEAQAIKIMAELLEALPGFLVPKLVREIGGQKSKTPIDLKLV
- a CDS encoding META domain-containing protein codes for the protein MKLAAIPMLVIGLCVGCASTGTVTTEQLKYTQWQLSKVDGLAIPASFKASMSFIEALQINGFAGCNKFFGEGSLEDSSLSVSKLGMTRKSCGPELDEFEQQFLQALKQGAELNLQDQKLVMQGEQKFVFIPK
- a CDS encoding DUF3016 domain-containing protein, with product MNSVKKIAMLIFIALPSVVCAGEAQVKWHDFNDYRDVRPSNQTKGSYHKQIAKNIDEHFAKLSEQLPKNYSLKIEVTDLDLAGDVRYGGVNEIRVVKPIHFPRIEFNYVLSNESGVVAQEDNVSLKDMGFMDKIKIGRDEAFYYEKRLLTEWFGEQILPRI
- a CDS encoding TonB-dependent receptor; the encoded protein is MNLRLSLITATLLPLLAAPIYANADDTELEKIIVTGDFQQESIQTLSASASLFSENEMNQRGATYLDEMLASAANVNFAAGASRGRYIQIRGVGLRSQFVDPINPSVGLVIDGINYSGLGGSSLLFDIDQVEIYRGPQGTRFGADGMAGMIQMQSANATSDPSLKLHLGAGTYNSHEAGLAASTGLTDDTSARVSYFRRKSDGYVDNLYLDKPTQDQDEQVARFKLNSQLTAHLNSELNLHYIDINNGYDAFTLDNSRNSLADQPGEDNQQSYAIGLNNTYTGFDAFDVNLNLSAIDTELFYSFDEDWVCNDTNKPQLCAAGLHPDGYSSTDIYSRDRDDQALDLQFTGKAGNWVAGIYYQNRDVDLERQYTWLANPFASTYETNNIAAYGQLATAIGPKTTLITGLRVEQYQGDYTDSNGFIEETDDIMLGGKIALEYQVIDRTMIYTSITRGYKAGGINSEALAKAKDEGLSLDADFFKQHTSFDPEYLWSGEFGVKGSSLDDKFTLRLAAFYMHRDNIQLKSWQVSDQQFTGYVANASSGSNYGLEIEGSYLLTDNLLISGSAGYLDTKINDFVTKSGLNQDGREQAQAPKYQYAFSARYNVTDELYAMLGVEGKDDYYFSDSHNAQAPNTNLVNASLGYEAENWAVRAWARNVFDETVPTRGFEFGNNPLDGYTSQTYIQLGEPRVAGVTFTLNL
- the galE gene encoding UDP-glucose 4-epimerase GalE, whose product is MAILVTGGAGYIGSHTVLELLQQGSDVIVIDNLSNSSEESLERVKKITDKAITFYQGDILDKPFLDSVFAKHTIESVIHFAGLKAVGESVVKPIEYYQNNVQGTLTLVDAMRDAGVFKLVFSSSATVYGDPASLPIREDFPVGGTTNPYGTSKLMVEMMLQDIAKSDERFAFAILRYFNPVGAHESGLIGEDPNGIPNNLLPFISQVAVGKLKQLAVFGDDYDTVDGTGVRDYIHVVDLALGHLKALDKIAAETGALVYNLGTGNGYSVLQMVNAFIKASDQAIPYAVSPRRPGDIAACYAAPEKALSELGWQAERGIDVMMQDTWRWQSNNPNGYKS
- the epmA gene encoding elongation factor P--(R)-beta-lysine ligase yields the protein MSADLWKPSASIEILKQRAAIMRSIREFFYERNVMEVETPSLSAASVTDVHLASFNTTFVGPGHAGGLPLFLQTSPEFAMKRLLAAGSGAIFQLCKAFRNEEAGSHHNPEFTMLEWYRPGFDEFALMDEIDELMQLILEVAPAERVTYQQAFERALGVDPLTVSITQLQQLACEHGFADIAKNETHKDTLLQLLFCMKVEPTIGQDKPCFVYHFPASQAALAQICEHDERVAGRFELYYKNMELANGFNELTNAKEQAKRFNEDNTYRAANGLKQVPMDTRLIAALEHGLEQCAGVALGIDRLVMLATNKQKIKEVIAFDVTRA
- a CDS encoding acyl-CoA thioesterase, with amino-acid sequence MTFKVDFKVRDYECDLQGIVNNSVYFNYLEHARHEFLYAHGVDFAQLAKDKINLVVIRSEMDYKHSLLPGDEFYVAVEPVRISRLKFAFKQTVVRKEDEKMMLNALVIGTSVNEKGRPFLPPQIDNLFQAVA
- the efp gene encoding elongation factor P; translation: MANYSTNEFKGGLKIMMDGEPCSILENEMVKPGKGQAFNRVRIRKLISGKVLEKTFKSGESVEGADVMDTDLAYLYTDGEFWHFMNNETFEQIAADEKALGDAGKWLVENDVCTITLWNGSPIAVTPPNFVELEITETDPGLKGDTAGTGGKPATLSTGAVVRVPLFVQIGEVIKVDTRNGEYVSRVK